The proteins below come from a single Pseudomonas chlororaphis genomic window:
- a CDS encoding LysR family transcriptional regulator, with the protein MQYELNDIRSFVKIAELGSFHEAADALHLSQPALSRRMKKLEEGLGTALLDRTTRRVSLTSVGRDFLPKARRLLDDFDDSILNIRELAERQSGRVTLACIPTAAFYFLPSVIRLYNERYPQIRIRLLDLSANEGLEAVLRGEADFGINMMSGQHPDIEFVPLVNEPFVLACRRDHELAKRSAVTWSELSHYRLIGVGRLSGNRMLLDHALSGLSWRPQWFYEVQHLSTSLGLVEAGLGVSAMPSLAMPAEDHPTLVSVPLIEPVVNRSLGLVYRRGASLSPAAEKFVSILLEQWER; encoded by the coding sequence ATGCAATATGAACTCAACGACATTCGTTCTTTCGTAAAAATCGCCGAACTGGGAAGCTTTCATGAAGCCGCCGATGCGTTGCACCTGTCCCAGCCGGCGTTAAGCCGCCGGATGAAAAAACTCGAGGAAGGATTGGGCACCGCCCTGCTCGACCGCACCACAAGACGGGTCAGCCTCACCAGCGTGGGCCGGGACTTTTTGCCCAAGGCCCGGCGCCTGCTGGATGATTTCGACGACTCGATCCTCAACATCCGCGAACTCGCCGAGCGGCAGAGTGGCCGGGTTACCCTCGCCTGCATCCCGACCGCGGCCTTCTACTTCCTGCCCTCGGTCATCCGTCTCTACAACGAACGCTATCCGCAGATCCGCATCCGCCTGCTGGATCTCAGCGCCAACGAAGGGCTGGAGGCGGTCCTGCGGGGCGAAGCCGATTTCGGCATCAACATGATGAGCGGCCAGCACCCCGACATAGAGTTCGTGCCATTGGTCAACGAGCCCTTTGTCCTGGCGTGCCGCCGCGATCATGAATTGGCCAAGCGCAGCGCGGTGACCTGGTCGGAACTGAGTCATTACCGCCTTATCGGCGTCGGTCGCCTCAGCGGCAACCGGATGCTGCTGGACCACGCGCTATCGGGCTTGAGCTGGCGCCCGCAGTGGTTCTATGAGGTCCAGCACCTGTCGACATCGCTGGGCCTGGTGGAGGCCGGGCTCGGCGTCTCGGCCATGCCGAGCCTGGCGATGCCGGCCGAGGATCACCCCACGCTGGTCAGTGTCCCGCTGATCGAACCGGTGGTGAACCGGTCGCTGGGGCTGGTGTATCGACGGGGAGCATCGCTGTCACCGGCGGCGGAAAAATTCGTCTCGATCCTGCTCGAACAATGGGAACGATGA
- a CDS encoding glycerol-3-phosphatase yields MSVQHSSTAYRAFLFDMDGTLLNSIAAAERIWTRWAQRHGVDVVTFLPTIHGVRAIDTIARQHLPGVDAAAEAEQITREEIEDVEGVVPVPGALAFLQSLPPAQWAIVTSAPMALALRRMEAAGIPRPAVMVTAEDVSDGKPDPTCYRLAAERLQVNPGECLVFEDAEAGIRAGEAAGADVMVVTATHTHPMDTVHGQIRDYRGLGVRLEDNGSMRLSTTP; encoded by the coding sequence ATGTCTGTACAGCACTCATCCACGGCCTACCGCGCATTCCTTTTCGACATGGATGGCACGCTGCTCAATTCTATTGCCGCCGCCGAGCGGATCTGGACCCGCTGGGCCCAACGTCACGGTGTGGACGTGGTCACGTTCCTGCCGACGATCCATGGGGTGCGCGCCATCGACACCATCGCCCGCCAGCACCTGCCGGGTGTGGACGCGGCGGCCGAGGCCGAGCAGATCACCCGGGAGGAAATCGAGGACGTCGAGGGCGTGGTGCCCGTGCCCGGTGCGCTGGCGTTCCTGCAAAGCCTGCCGCCGGCGCAATGGGCAATCGTCACTTCGGCGCCCATGGCCTTGGCCTTGCGTCGCATGGAAGCGGCTGGGATACCGCGCCCGGCAGTGATGGTCACCGCCGAAGACGTAAGCGATGGCAAGCCCGACCCCACCTGCTACCGACTGGCCGCAGAACGGCTCCAGGTGAATCCAGGGGAGTGCCTGGTGTTCGAGGACGCCGAGGCCGGCATTCGCGCGGGCGAGGCGGCGGGAGCGGACGTGATGGTGGTGACGGCGACCCATACGCACCCGATGGACACTGTCCACGGGCAGATCCGCGACTATCGCGGGCTGGGCGTTCGCCTGGAGGACAACGGATCGATGCGCCTGAGCACCACCCCATAA
- a CDS encoding sodium:dicarboxylate symporter produces the protein MGDAMKVVKSLYFQILLAVLLGVLVGHFWSQQAIALKPLGDAFIKLIKMMIAPVVFCTIVTGIAGMSDKRSLGRLLSKTMLLFLGLTVISLIIGLVAVYLFKPGVGMNIDPTQLSTKGLSQYTDSAAKLGVVEFFMHIIPDTFLGAFNKGEVLPVLFIAVLSGFALSAIGERGKPVLDVLESASHMVFKIFSYLMRFAPIGAFGALAFTVGQYGITSLGSLAKLIMTLYIACAFFVIVVLGGICRAHGFSLWKLLRYLREEFLVVLGTSSTEPVMPRMLEKLQALGCKKGVVGLVLPTGYSFNLDGTAIYLSLAAVFIAQACNIDLTLGQTVTMLAIMLLSSKGAAGVTGSGFVALASTLTVIHDIPLAGLALLIGIDRFMSEARALTSLASNAVATVVISISENACDRDRLLRTLDGKPGASVGQVQAHTWEQPKVSKPV, from the coding sequence ATGGGTGATGCCATGAAAGTTGTAAAATCGCTCTACTTCCAGATTCTGCTCGCCGTGCTGTTGGGTGTGCTGGTCGGACATTTCTGGTCGCAGCAGGCGATCGCCCTGAAGCCGCTGGGGGATGCCTTCATCAAGTTGATCAAGATGATGATCGCGCCCGTGGTGTTCTGCACGATCGTCACCGGCATCGCCGGCATGAGCGATAAACGCTCCCTGGGTCGCTTGTTGAGCAAGACCATGCTGCTGTTCCTGGGTCTGACCGTGATCAGCCTGATCATCGGCCTGGTGGCGGTGTACCTGTTCAAGCCCGGCGTGGGCATGAACATCGACCCGACCCAACTGAGCACCAAGGGTCTGTCGCAGTACACCGATTCCGCTGCGAAGCTGGGCGTCGTCGAGTTTTTCATGCACATCATTCCCGACACGTTCCTCGGCGCCTTCAACAAGGGTGAAGTGCTGCCGGTGCTGTTCATCGCGGTGCTCTCGGGTTTTGCCTTGTCGGCCATCGGCGAGCGCGGCAAGCCGGTACTGGACGTGCTGGAATCCGCCTCGCACATGGTGTTCAAGATTTTTTCCTACCTGATGCGCTTCGCCCCGATAGGTGCCTTCGGCGCGCTGGCGTTCACCGTTGGCCAATACGGCATCACCTCGCTGGGTTCCCTGGCCAAGCTGATCATGACGCTGTACATCGCCTGTGCGTTCTTCGTCATCGTGGTGCTGGGGGGCATCTGCCGCGCCCACGGGTTCAGTCTCTGGAAACTGCTGCGCTACTTGCGCGAAGAATTCCTGGTGGTGCTCGGGACATCTTCCACCGAACCGGTCATGCCGCGGATGCTGGAAAAACTGCAGGCGCTGGGGTGCAAGAAAGGCGTGGTGGGCCTGGTGCTGCCAACCGGGTACTCGTTCAACCTCGACGGCACGGCGATTTACCTGTCCCTGGCGGCGGTGTTCATTGCCCAGGCCTGCAACATCGACCTCACGCTCGGGCAGACCGTGACGATGCTCGCGATCATGCTGTTGTCCTCCAAGGGCGCGGCAGGCGTGACCGGTTCCGGTTTCGTCGCCCTGGCGTCGACCCTGACGGTGATCCACGACATTCCCTTGGCGGGCCTGGCCTTGCTGATCGGCATCGACCGCTTCATGTCGGAGGCCCGGGCCTTGACCAGCCTGGCCAGCAACGCGGTCGCCACGGTGGTCATCTCCATCAGCGAAAACGCCTGCGATCGCGACCGGTTGCTTCGCACGCTGGACGGTAAGCCGGGAGCCTCGGTCGGCCAGGTCCAGGCTCACACCTGGGAACAGCCGAAGGTCAGCAAACCCGTCTAG
- a CDS encoding sulfate transporter encodes MPLLYETVDDTAQVQIDGELTIYTAADLSAQWLPHLGATPRMEVDLSQVTEMDGAGLQLLLMVLREAPKAGTHLTVTGRSKAVTETLELCNLPA; translated from the coding sequence ATGCCGTTGTTGTACGAAACCGTCGATGACACCGCGCAGGTGCAGATTGACGGTGAGCTGACGATCTACACCGCCGCCGACCTGTCCGCACAGTGGCTGCCCCACCTGGGGGCCACGCCGCGCATGGAGGTGGATCTGTCACAGGTCACTGAAATGGACGGCGCCGGTCTGCAACTGCTGCTGATGGTGCTGCGCGAGGCGCCGAAGGCCGGCACCCACCTGACCGTTACCGGTCGCAGCAAAGCCGTCACCGAAACACTCGAGCTGTGCAACCTGCCGGCCTAG
- a CDS encoding multidrug transporter MATE: protein MLPTPPLWKTYLLFLAPMVLSNFLQSMSGTFNSIYIGQMLGTQSLAAVSGMFPIVFFFIALVIGLGAGAGVLIGQAYGAGETGTVKAVAGSTLLLGAIIGLVAAVLGSVFARQALQGLGTPADVLDEAVSYARVMMWLLPMLLVFVLFTQLLRGVSDTLSPLLALLVSTGVGLLLTPALIRGWLGLPQMGIQSAAMAGLVGTASAMVMLAWRLNRREHPLAPDRALFAAMRLDREILGKVLGIGLPTGLQMVVISVSELVILALVNRHGSQATAAYGAVTQIVNYVQFPALSIAITATILGAQAIGAGRLERLGPILRTGLLVNVWLTGGLVVLGYLLSHWLLGLFITDPAARVQAEHLLHIMLWSLLVFGFQAVVGGIMRASGTVLVPVAISIFCIVGVEVPVAYLLDAHFGLQGVWMAFPVAYLSMLLLQTVYYKRVWQHQRIERLV, encoded by the coding sequence ATGCTGCCAACCCCGCCCCTCTGGAAAACCTACCTGCTGTTCCTGGCCCCCATGGTCCTATCCAACTTCCTGCAATCGATGTCCGGCACGTTCAACAGCATCTACATCGGCCAGATGCTGGGCACCCAGTCCCTGGCGGCGGTGTCGGGGATGTTCCCCATCGTGTTTTTCTTCATTGCGCTGGTGATTGGCCTGGGTGCGGGGGCAGGGGTGCTGATCGGGCAGGCCTATGGCGCCGGCGAAACCGGAACGGTCAAGGCGGTGGCCGGTTCGACGTTGCTGCTGGGGGCGATCATCGGCTTGGTGGCGGCAGTGCTCGGCAGTGTTTTCGCGCGTCAGGCGTTGCAGGGGTTGGGGACCCCGGCGGATGTGCTGGACGAGGCCGTTTCGTATGCCCGAGTGATGATGTGGCTGTTGCCGATGCTGCTGGTGTTCGTGCTGTTCACCCAATTGCTGCGTGGCGTGAGCGATACGCTGTCGCCGCTGTTGGCGTTGCTGGTGTCCACCGGCGTCGGGCTGCTGCTGACCCCGGCATTGATCCGGGGCTGGCTGGGGTTGCCGCAGATGGGCATCCAGAGTGCGGCCATGGCGGGCCTGGTGGGCACGGCCTCGGCCATGGTCATGCTGGCCTGGCGCCTGAACCGCCGTGAGCACCCTTTGGCGCCGGATCGCGCGTTGTTCGCGGCAATGCGCCTGGACCGCGAGATCCTCGGCAAAGTGTTGGGCATCGGTTTGCCCACCGGGTTGCAGATGGTGGTGATCTCGGTGTCGGAGCTGGTGATCCTGGCGCTGGTCAATCGCCACGGTTCCCAGGCCACGGCGGCGTATGGCGCGGTGACGCAGATCGTCAATTACGTGCAGTTCCCGGCGCTGTCGATCGCCATCACCGCGACGATCCTGGGCGCCCAGGCCATCGGCGCCGGTCGGCTGGAGCGGCTTGGGCCGATCCTGCGCACGGGGCTGCTGGTCAACGTCTGGCTCACCGGCGGGCTGGTGGTGCTGGGGTATCTGTTGTCCCATTGGCTGCTGGGGTTGTTCATCACCGATCCGGCGGCGCGGGTCCAGGCCGAACACCTGTTGCACATCATGCTCTGGAGTTTGCTGGTGTTCGGCTTCCAGGCGGTGGTCGGCGGCATCATGCGCGCCAGCGGCACGGTGCTGGTGCCGGTGGCGATCTCGATCTTCTGCATCGTCGGGGTGGAGGTGCCGGTGGCCTACCTGCTGGACGCACACTTCGGCCTGCAAGGCGTATGGATGGCATTTCCGGTGGCTTACCTGAGCATGCTGTTGCTGCAAACGGTGTACTACAAGCGGGTCTGGCAGCATCAGCGGATCGAGCGGCTGGTATAG
- a CDS encoding chemotaxis protein CheY gives MAKSVLVVDDSASVRQVVGIALKSAGYDVIEASDGKDALGKLTGQKVHLIISDVNMPNMDGITFVKEVKKLASYKFTPIIMLTTESQESKKQEGQAAGAKAWVVKPFQPAQMLAAVSKLILP, from the coding sequence ATGGCTAAAAGTGTATTGGTTGTCGACGACTCGGCGAGCGTTCGGCAGGTTGTCGGCATCGCGTTGAAAAGTGCCGGCTACGACGTGATCGAGGCCAGCGATGGCAAGGACGCGCTGGGCAAGCTGACCGGTCAGAAAGTCCACCTGATCATCAGCGACGTGAACATGCCGAACATGGACGGCATCACCTTCGTCAAGGAGGTCAAGAAGCTGGCCAGCTACAAGTTCACGCCGATCATCATGCTGACCACCGAGTCCCAGGAATCGAAGAAGCAGGAAGGCCAGGCGGCCGGGGCCAAGGCCTGGGTGGTCAAGCCGTTCCAACCGGCGCAGATGCTGGCGGCGGTGTCCAAACTGATTCTGCCCTGA
- a CDS encoding chemotaxis protein gives MTSYSHGHSFTSIQPRLLWNPVLVAAVASIGVLLLNGLSGQNIALSAVILALGIAAGVWGARTQRRQFDRAFAAATAQHERHASEQRSHHSNTQLNEVVLGAMPIWAKQVESSRQQTETAIVSLTSRFTGISSRLEDTVQASQQAAGELAGSGSGGAVQVLAQSESELVQLIDILRTAQTSRDETLAQVRNLTAYTGELRTMAADVAAIAAQTNLLALNAAIEAARAGEAGRGFAVVADAVRSLSSKSSETGQQMSAKVDIINTAITQLVQAASSGADQDSHSVSASEQSIQRVLERFKSVTGRLADSAELLQQESFGIRDELTEVLVSLQFQDRVSQILSHVRDNIEDLHVHLQQASQSPDQAVAIDAPQWLARMETTYATDEQRRNHHGDSSVQQASQEITFF, from the coding sequence ATGACGTCGTATTCACACGGTCATTCCTTTACCTCTATCCAACCACGCCTGCTCTGGAACCCCGTGCTCGTGGCCGCCGTCGCAAGCATCGGCGTGCTGCTGCTCAACGGCCTGAGCGGGCAGAACATTGCGTTGAGCGCGGTGATCCTGGCCTTGGGTATTGCCGCGGGCGTGTGGGGCGCGCGGACGCAGCGCCGGCAGTTCGACCGTGCATTCGCCGCGGCCACTGCCCAGCATGAACGGCACGCCAGCGAGCAGCGCTCCCACCACTCCAACACGCAACTCAACGAAGTGGTCCTGGGCGCCATGCCGATCTGGGCCAAGCAAGTGGAGAGCTCCCGGCAGCAGACCGAAACCGCGATCGTCTCGCTGACCAGCCGCTTCACCGGTATCTCCTCCCGCCTGGAAGACACCGTGCAAGCCTCGCAGCAAGCCGCCGGCGAACTGGCCGGCAGTGGCAGCGGCGGTGCCGTGCAGGTGCTCGCCCAAAGTGAAAGCGAGCTGGTCCAGCTCATCGACATCTTGAGAACAGCCCAGACCAGCCGCGATGAAACCCTGGCCCAGGTGCGCAACCTGACCGCCTACACTGGCGAGCTGCGGACCATGGCCGCCGACGTCGCGGCGATTGCCGCCCAGACCAACCTGCTGGCCCTCAACGCCGCCATCGAAGCCGCCCGTGCCGGTGAAGCCGGGCGTGGTTTTGCGGTGGTGGCCGACGCCGTGCGCAGCCTGTCGAGCAAGTCCAGCGAGACCGGCCAGCAGATGTCGGCCAAGGTCGACATCATCAACACCGCCATTACCCAACTGGTCCAGGCCGCCTCCAGCGGCGCAGACCAGGACAGTCATTCGGTCAGCGCCTCCGAGCAAAGCATCCAGCGCGTGCTGGAGCGCTTCAAGAGCGTGACCGGGCGCCTGGCCGATTCGGCCGAGCTGCTGCAACAGGAAAGCTTCGGGATCCGCGACGAACTCACCGAAGTGCTGGTCAGCCTGCAATTCCAGGATCGGGTCAGCCAGATCCTCAGCCACGTGCGCGACAACATCGAAGACCTGCATGTGCACTTGCAGCAGGCCAGCCAGTCGCCCGACCAAGCCGTCGCCATCGATGCCCCCCAATGGCTGGCGCGCATGGAAACCACTTATGCCACCGACGAGCAACGCCGCAACCACCACGGCGACTCGAGCGTGCAGCAAGCTTCACAGGAAATAACCTTCTTCTAG
- a CDS encoding isomerase YbhH, with the protein MQRIPCVLMRGGTSKGPVFLAWDLPVAIEERDELLLNLMGSGHELEIDGIGGGSPQTSKVAIVSPSLHPDADVDYLFVQVMVSQRRVDTAPNCGNMLCAVGPFAVEQGLVKASQERTQVRIRNLNTGTFVNAEVLTPGGKVSYEGDTAIDGVPGTAAPVQLTFLDAAGSKTGKLFPTGNRQDVIDGIPVTCIDMAMPMMIVEAGQLGKRGDESPAELDADKEFLRRLESLRLQAGLAMGLGDVSDKVIPKPVLVSPAKAGGTVQVRYFMPHNCHRALAITGSIGLATACVTEGSVVAQLLGEAREPRLKHVRIEHPSGGIDVVLSYTGARGETIRASVVRTSRRLFSGYVYATAPQRLVG; encoded by the coding sequence ATGCAACGAATTCCCTGTGTGCTGATGCGCGGTGGTACCTCCAAGGGCCCGGTGTTCCTTGCCTGGGATCTGCCCGTGGCAATCGAAGAGCGTGACGAGCTGCTGCTCAATCTGATGGGCTCCGGCCACGAGCTGGAGATCGACGGTATCGGCGGTGGCAGCCCGCAAACCAGCAAGGTCGCCATCGTCAGCCCCTCGCTTCACCCTGACGCCGATGTCGATTACCTGTTCGTCCAGGTAATGGTCTCCCAGCGGCGGGTCGACACGGCGCCCAACTGCGGCAACATGCTGTGCGCCGTCGGCCCTTTTGCTGTGGAGCAGGGGTTGGTGAAGGCGTCTCAGGAGCGTACCCAGGTGCGCATTCGCAACCTCAACACCGGCACGTTCGTGAACGCCGAAGTGCTGACCCCCGGCGGGAAAGTCAGCTACGAAGGCGACACCGCCATCGACGGCGTCCCTGGCACGGCTGCGCCGGTGCAGCTGACGTTTCTCGATGCGGCGGGCAGCAAGACCGGTAAGTTGTTCCCGACCGGGAACAGACAGGACGTGATCGACGGTATCCCCGTGACCTGCATCGACATGGCCATGCCGATGATGATTGTCGAAGCGGGCCAATTGGGTAAGCGCGGCGACGAAAGCCCGGCTGAGCTGGATGCCGACAAGGAGTTCCTGCGCCGCCTGGAGTCCCTGCGCCTGCAAGCGGGTCTGGCGATGGGCCTGGGTGATGTCAGTGACAAGGTCATCCCCAAGCCGGTGCTGGTCTCGCCGGCCAAGGCGGGCGGCACCGTCCAGGTGCGCTACTTCATGCCACACAACTGCCATCGGGCGCTGGCGATCACGGGCTCCATTGGCCTGGCCACCGCTTGCGTCACCGAGGGCAGCGTGGTTGCGCAGTTGCTCGGCGAGGCCCGCGAGCCGCGCTTGAAGCACGTGCGCATTGAACACCCCAGTGGCGGTATCGACGTTGTATTGTCCTACACCGGCGCCCGGGGTGAGACGATTCGTGCCTCGGTGGTGCGGACGTCACGCAGGCTGTTTTCCGGTTATGTCTACGCCACGGCGCCTCAACGACTCGTCGGATAG